The genomic window GACGGTATGAGTGAACAAAAAGGGTTGATATGTATTCATATCAACCCTTTTTTCTAATAGTCAGCTTAACTATTAACTATTAACTATTAACTATTAACTATTAACTATTAACTATTAACGAAGGCTAGATAGCTAAACTACTTTCTCTAGTTGCATTCGGATAGTGTCAGCCAATTGCTCGAAACGCCCCTTCAATGGAGAACCAGGGCGGTACGCAACAACAATACGACGTGAAGGTGTTGGATTCACTGCGGGCACATAGCATACACCATCTTTCTGCTTTTCTTTTGGCACTGAGAGCTGAGGTAATAAGGTGATCCCGGCTCCTGCCGCAACCATGTTACGCAGTGTTTCTAAACTGGTCGCCTTAAAACGCTCATCATCTTTTGCTCCTGCGGCAAAACAGAAGCCCAAGGCTTGATCTCGTAAACAATGACCATCCCCTAACGCTAGTACCGTTTTACCATTGAGTTGTAACATATCAACACTGTCTTGTTGCGCCCATTCATGATCACACGGTACAGCAACACTTAACGGCTCGTCATACACATCAATTTCTTTGAACGCTGCGGTCTCATCGACAGCAGCCAGTACCAAACAGTCGAGCTTACCATCTTCTAAC from Vibrio artabrorum includes these protein-coding regions:
- the oxyR gene encoding DNA-binding transcriptional regulator OxyR, whose protein sequence is MNIRDFEYLVALAEHKHFRKAAEACFVSQPTLSGQIRKLEDEIGLQLTERSPRKVIFTDSGLQLVDQAKRILNEIKTFKDMASGHGEAMTGPMHIGFIPTVGPYILPKIIPHLKDSFPDLELYLHEAQTHQLVSQLEDGKLDCLVLAAVDETAAFKEIDVYDEPLSVAVPCDHEWAQQDSVDMLQLNGKTVLALGDGHCLRDQALGFCFAAGAKDDERFKATSLETLRNMVAAGAGITLLPQLSVPKEKQKDGVCYVPAVNPTPSRRIVVAYRPGSPLKGRFEQLADTIRMQLEKVV